The nucleotide window gggggtggcttatttaatggggatggcttataatcggggaaacacggtacaccATACAAAGAGGCAAAATACTAATACCTATTAGCCACCATGTTGGTACAAGGCATAATTTTTATAGTGAAGTAACTTCATTCACACCATTTGAAAAGGTCTCCCCCAATCCTACAGGAAGAGATTTAGATAAAATTCTCTTACAAAAAGAAACTAGATGGATTTACCTACTAAATGCTACAACACCACCAGGCCTAAATGACGTTTTGTCCTTTAAACCATTCTTATAAACATAGAGTATTATTACATCTAATACATCTGTATATAATACAAGTTCATATACATACTTAGGTGATAGAACCTTAATCCACTACAACTTTACATTCACACAGATACCCATCTATGCATTTCATACTTTTCATAATCTTTAACAAGCACATATGTACCATATAAAATTTATCCTGGTTATGTCAAACTGTTACCCTTTATTTACACCAACTGTTTCTATGTGCTTATTCAACATGTTCTTTACCTATTATGTTTTTTCAACTTGCAAGTAAGTTGTATATCAGCAAAGAGGACTTTTTATTTAATAGATATGGTTGTACAGCACACTTGTAACTATGTAAAAGCTTATCAAGGTTATGTCAAACTGTTATTTATTCATTCCTATTGGAATGTGACTTATGTATATCATGTCTGTTAACTTTTAAATATCTGTTCTTTCTTCCTTTACACCATTTCATCTTTTCTATTTAGTCTCATGAGGCCCGTTAGTATGGAGGCGAAGGCTGGGGAATGCTGCACCACAGTCTAGCCAATCCCCTATCCCTTGTTTGGACACAGGAAATTATCCGGTGCCCACGACTTGTCGATAGGCAAGTGAAGGTGGTCTATGGGGAGTGTTTTTTCAATGCTCCCCACCCATGGGGAGgtgttttttcatttgattttgtaGATTTAACCATAACCACACCCCCCTCGAGGATTAAACACTAAAACAACTCATGCCTCATTAGGCCTTAAATGCACGCGCTCTTATGCGCTCGTGCATCACTTCTTTAAATCTTTATAGATTAAGGGCGGAAGCCTTTCGCCCTATCAACCTCAAGGAATCTACGACGTGCATGTGCGTCTTTATTCTTAACTAGATCGACCCCTTCATGATTAGGATGCCAGCAAGACCAGTTCATTTGGCTGGCTGCTGACGTCCTACTCTCGTCCACAGTTCACTAACGTTAAACATTGCATAATCAAACATCCTCCCTAGTGAGGGCAGAAGTAAACTAACCCACACATATTTATGCCATACAACCGTGCACGCTTATGCGCTTGTGTGTCATCTGTTTGACCCATACATTATCAAGTTAGGGTGGAAGTCCTTCACCCTATCAGCTTCATACTATCCACGGCGCGTGCGTGTGGGATCCTCCTCCTATTAGCTAGAATACCCTATTTAAGAGCAGTACGCCAGCAAGACCAGTCTGATTGACTGGCTGCTGACGTCCTGCTCCCGTCCACCTTATACCAACATATGCAAGTAAgcattttttcttctaaatttacCCCCTTAGCAGTATTCCCTattgtggctcggggtaaaaaaaaacatgatgaaagcggttaccccgagccacactcagggtagctaaaaacatttaaaaaaaaacacttacctggtcctatcgGCGTCTCCCGGGGTCCTGCTCGTCCTTGGGCCGCGTCCACTTCTtacgatcttcagccggcgagtgcagagatgttggtgcatgcgttggtgcgtgCAGGAGGCGCGTCggggaaatttaaattattttgtattggattcgctacaaaataactgtattgaataagtggggattttagtgtaggcgaaaaaatacgggcttaaccaaaagagcaaaaatatttagtgcgagaaattacgggcttagcggttagggggttaaataggccttaagctacgtacacacttccaattattatcgttggtaaacgaacgacgaacgatcctgcacgatatctgcgaacgatcgtttagcaccgatcctgtacatacagataacaacacgatcgttcgcagatattgtacacaccatagatgcgatcgtttgaacgatacaggaagtgacgtgcaccacaggaagtgagcattcattcaccgcgcatgctcagaccaaggacaatcaatgaacgaccgtacacacgatagatggtcaacgatcgtcgtccaatccaatccgccggtccggtcgttcatttccaacgactatcctcgttcgtcggtgtcgttggttactttttatacgaacgatttttgcccaatcgatcgttcgtcgttcgttcgtcgttcatttccaacgataaaaattggaagtgtgtacgcagctttacttaaATCAgacaacacaaacaaaatatctaaaatgttacatttgaatTACCTAAATAAACAGCCTGTATTGGGTTTGGGAGCAGTGAACAAAGTATTTAAGCAGTGAAAATGTATATGTTCAgtagtgaaaataaaaagataatattttatatgataaTATGTTTACCTAGGGTTATTGACATACATTTCTTAACATTTGTAAGAAATGGTTAAGCACTCCTGggattttttaacaaatttattatatagttaggttgaaaaaactgtctaccaaatatttttaaataatgtttaggtaatatttatttttactgtggtAATATTAGAGTGTTTTGCTGAGTTTAATTTGGTACATTTTTGTAGGGGGTGTCGAATCAATAGAGCTCTTTCACAAGGACACAAGAGACCATAGCTACCCCTCAGCAAATATACAATTCTTTTGGAACCACGGGAATGTGGTGCACATTCATACTGTACATATAATCCCTATGTAAATGTACAAATTCTAGTATTTACAGCATATATTTATGCCTAGCATATGTGTACCGTTATTGAAGAAGGAGACAAGTTTATGACTAATAAGACCTAAACAGCTAGATggagaaaaagacaaaaactgaaatttgcaaaagcattttaaatcacaatttttctgtttaaatactgtatatatttgagtataaaccaagatttttttcccctgccatTAGAAACAGAAtcagatggtgctgtgtccttatgtccTTATGTGTGTAACAAAATCCTGCAGTCTGCACAAATGATCATTAAAGAGCAAgcgactatatatatatatatacagactgagcccttgtattattttttttacccttttcaataaatgttttaaaaataatacaccatggatgtattagTGTTATTTTATTGCCACTGTAATCGAacactgttttgaatgttaataGTGATGGTGGcatgcacaatatatatacacatggaTATAATAATATCCAGTGATGAGTCTGCTGTAAGTGCTACTAACTTTTCAGAAACCAATAccttaagaaaattaaaaaaaaaagtttatttaaataatggttGCTATCTTAAAGTTAGAACATAGAACtgttaccaataaaaaaattaataatgaaagCATGTTTTCATTGGAAAGGGTTTACCATCACAAggatttggatattttttttttctcaccttgTTGAAGATTAATCCATGTTGGTTCTCAAGATTTTCATTTCCTGGAGACTGAGAAGAATTAGGTGTAAAGACAATCAAATCATTCTTGGCTTGATGTGAGTTTGTGCATACTCTATATTGAGTGTGTTGGGAATACATCCAACTACCCCCAGTATTGGAACAGATCTTATAACTTTCCTTCAGACCATTGACTTCATCTCTGTACTTCTGCCATCTTAAAACAGTGAAGGCAATTAAAGTAATGAGAAAAATACTTGATATGATGCAGATGGcaacaactaaataaatatttgtgtcaGAAAACTCATCACTGGTGCTTTTTGACTCGTaattgtcaaattttatttcttcTCCAAATTCTGCCAGGGAGATGATGATTTGGGTCACTGCAGACAAAAATGGTTCTCCATGGTCTTGAGCCACCACTGTTAATCTATATTCATCATTATCTGAATCTGTAAATGAGCGTTTCAAACTAATATCACCGGTTTGCTGAGATATGGTGAATGGTGTTTTTAATGACAAGTCCTTAAAATGATAGGTTATCCAGGCATTGTATCCAGAATCCAAATCCCATGCTCTCACTTTAGTTACAAGGAACCCAGGTTGTGACAACTTTGGGGTTTTGACTGTCATAGAGGAAAACAGGCTGAAAGTTGGTGCGTTGTCATTAATATCATCAATGAAGATATGTAAGGTAAGGTTAGAAGTGAGTGGAGGTAACCCAGAATCTGTTGCCCTTATGTGGCACTGGAAATAGGTGACCTGTTCATGATCAAAAGAAGCGAAAGCAAATAGTTTTCCATTCTCTGGATTGATAGTAATGTAGGAAGATATGGGTATCCCATCAATAGTGCTGTCAGTGATAGAATATGTGATAAAGGAATTATGTCCAATATCTGGGTCTGAGGCTGATGCTGTGTAGACATGAGAGCCTGGTGGATTGTTTTCTTTAATGAAGATTGTATCAATAGACTGCTGGAAATGGGGAGGGTTATCATTTACATCACTTATTTCAACCCTTATAGTCTTTGTTACAGAAAGAAATGGCGACCCTTCATCTCTTGCATAAATATTAACTTCATAAAAATCCTTCTTTTCCCTATCCAGTGGTCCGTTTACAGTCAGAGAAAAATCTCCCATAAATGCTGGATTTATCTGGAAAGGGGCAGgttcagaaataaaacaatgaaccTTTCCATTTAATCCAGAATCTTTGTCACGTATACTAATAATTGCAACTGTTGTCCCTTGTGGGGAGTCCTCAGAAACAGGAAGTGATAAAGAAGTTACAGTCATCTCTGGAGGATTGTCATTGACATCAACCACCGTTACAAGAACTTTACAATGTCCAACCATCGGATGTTCTCCATTGTCAATAGCATCAACTtgaatttcatacattttaacaGTTTCATAgtccaatttgttttttaatctaatttcCCCAGTATTTTTGTCTAAATTAAATActcttcttacttcttctttaaCTTGCTTGCCAAAATCATATGTAACCTCACTGTTTTTTCCTTGATCCAAATCAGTAGCATTTAGTTTAAAAACCAGAGATCCTTTAATGGCATTTTCCTCAATGGAGCACTGGTAAAATGGCTGGCTGAAAGTAGGGGCATTATCATTAGCATCTTCCACAGTGATGACAATTTGGGTTGTACCACTCAGTCTGGGCCTGCCATTATCACAAGCTGTAAGTGTTAGATTATGAACAGACTGCCTTTCTCTGTCTAGTGGTTTCTTTAGTACAAGCTCTAAAGATCTGATTTGGTTCATGTATTTTTGAAAATCTAATGCAAAATAATCACTTGCACTGAGCTCATAGCTTGTAATAGAATTTGATCCAAGGTCTGGATCAACTGCTCCCTCTAGCAGAAAACGAGATCCTGTGGGTCTGAGCTCTGGTATCATTAAATTAGCAACACTGGATGAGAAAGCTGGACTATTATCATTGATATCCTCAATTTCAACATCTACACGATACATCTGCACAGGCTTATCTACAATAACCTGCAGAGGAATAATACAGAATTGTGTATCAGGACACAGGACCTCTCTGTCCATTGCTTCTTTTACAAAAAGGATTCCATTCTGCAGATTAACCTGGAAATATTCCTTATCGTCTACAGAGACAATATGTAACATTCTGGAATTAATCTCACCTATGTCCAGTCCCAGATCTTGAGCAATTCTTCCAACAAAAGTGCCGTGTCTGGATTCCTCTGGGATGATATAATGCAGCTGACTCAGGATTACATCCCAAGACATTTGCAGCAATAAGAAATGGATCAATCTGCTTCTTGCATGATTATCCTGTGCTTGACGGAACATTTCCTAGAACATCCAAGACTGATAAAAATAATTCCTCTTGAAAATAAGGCATGCACGAAAGCAGATAATCAACAACACAGGAAAGCAGGCTATCATGGCCAAAATTCCCAAGTAAGATCTTCAGCGGCAGTAACAAGAGAGAATAATTTACGCTTTAGCAAGATGCTATATCTTGGTATGGAGTGACATCTAGtgttaaaacaaaacacttccaCCTAATCCAAGTACTGGTTCTgtaagtatacagtatatatttaggttttgcttttatttagctttttcaattttaatgaaaaagtgcTTTAGATTAGGTTTTGTTGAAAATATCAAATATGGCCCTAACATTATGTACTAAACATTAGAGAAAAGCGTAATTAAAAAAGTAACCTTTTTCTCCAAGGTAAATACATAGTATACATTCCAGTATTCTTGGTACcgtgtttataaaaaatattagtagcctaagtgcacattattatttatattatgctaTCAGAAGAAGACTTTAGAAGATCCTTGTTACTGTGCATAATAAACAAGAGCTAATTCTTTAAGATGGCTAAACCCAAAAACTGTTCATTAAAAGCAGTGTTCAACATAATATAATGATGAATTCCCAAGAGATGGCTTTGTGTAAATTACATAAAACTAAACAATAACACATGTTCCAGAATGGGGACAATAAAGTATtcgtaaaatatgtttttttacatatttaacgTGCATATTTACCTAATAGTTGCTAATGTGAATAATGTAGCTGTATTGATTGTATTAGATTTTGGTTAAACAGCagattgttttgtattattttcatttaaagttcaTAATGTTTTAAGTAAAATGGTATATGGTTTTCTAATGGTATATCTTAGATAGGTATTGTGtgatttaaattgttatttattgaagaaatgatgatgatgatagtgcatgtatttctataaaagtcaagatatttatatatgatgTGTGTGAAATCAATCTCAAGCCAACTAACATAAATAAAACTagcttaaactaaaattttttaccttacataaaagggtagacaagggTCAAAAGCCTCTCTTATTCTGTTTTGATCGCTGCAGCGAATTGGAtcgcttctggctgctccttcaatggggagctttttctttattataaaaaaaaactgttgatctgatgcatgcgcagtgagatctgcacccttttttccccatctactgcagggtacgtcacctaatcttgctcctgctcagtgcgagatcgagtgacttggcagaaggtggaagaagggtAGAGAAGGAACAACCGgaatgaaggagaattccaggatggcacaggacccaatccagaaaacctcttACAGGGtttgcaaaggtaaaggtgagtttttttttatttcagctttaaatacattgcAATTAATAGGGGAGCAAGAAAGATTAGATGGCCTTAACTCATGGATCTAAGATAAAAGGACCATATAAGTTATTGGAATGCATGTTTAAGAAATATAACACAGAAGCCTGCATGAAAAATGTGTTAAGTGGTAAAGGTACAGCAAATTTTATTATCACTACAgtatactattatataatacACCATTATTcaaattaaacatataaatattttttacatttttctattatatatatatcatactgtAATGTTCTGAACAGGTTTGAATCGACAGAGTTGCTTTGGTTGTTCTGTTAAGCTGtcttgtatatacatttatacacatacTAATCCTTGTACTAATATGAATagtttttggtatattggtgttcCAAGATTGATTGTGCTGTGTACATACTGAAAAATTGTCTTGATTTTTCCTTGCTTATGATTGGATGGCagaaatcagcagagcttcatctcattcattaTGTACATTTTACCCTGTAGTGTAATGCAGTCCTTCGGTAAATCAACcttttgtaaattttacattttttaaaccattaatATTATAATGACTGCAATATTTCTTAGACAATTATACTTTGCAAAACCACCCAAATAGTGGCTAATGATTACCTATAAAATGGAGCAATCTAAAAAAGGCAGGGAGTTTCCGTGGTACAAagcttaataaaacataaaaaaatcaataaagcatttcataaaaacaaattaggcacataaattacatacatttgtaaatacaaatacaaaaatgacaaaaaaaaaatccactgtagATAATAGATAATTGTGGATGACAGACACCAGTTTTGGTGTTTTGCCTCTTTTACCTTCCTCTCCTTTGCCATTCATAAAGCACATCCTATGATTATCTGGGaagcataaataaaacacacatactaATCAGAGGATGATTTACATGCAGTCCCTTGTATAGGAATGTTTGCatgtagtgttaaaaaaaaaggcaagtgaGTCCAGCCATTACTTTATCTGATTTTAGTATTAAACATTTTGTCCACTGAAACAACACAGGGAAAAACTAACACTACAataggaaagaacaaaaaaaatttaaattgcgCTTCCagatacagaaaatatatcacATAGGTTTATCACTGCGTGGTATACACTGTACATGTAAGGTTTTTCTTACCTTATATGAACTATTTGTAATTGTTCCTTCTGGGTTTAAAGGTTCTTTATTGCTTGGAGCATGAAGGCTACTTGGAGTAAAGACAACTAAGTCATTCTTGGCTTGAACTGAGTTTGAACTCTGAAGCCTATATTGAGTTTGTTGAGAATACATCCAACTGCCCCCAGTATTGGAACAGACCTTGTAACTTTCTTTCAAACCATTGATTTCATCTCTGTATTTTTGCCATCTTAATACAGTAAAGGCAATTAGGGTTACTAGGAATATGCTTGAAATTATACAGATTGCTAtaactaaataaacatttgtgtcAGAGAATTCATCACTGATGTTTTTGGATTCATCAATTTCAAACTTTGTTTCCTCTCCTGGGTCCACAAAGGAGATGAGGATTTGAGTGACACCTGTCATGACTGGGTCTCCATTATCTTGAGCCACAACTAATATTCTGTGTTCTTCATGGTCAGAGTCAGTAAATGGATGTTTTAAATGAATTTCTCCAGTTTGATAAGAAATAGCAAAAGGTGTCTTTCCTAAGGGATCCTTAAAATTATAAGATATTAAAGCATTATATCCAGAATCAAGATCCACTGCTTTCACTTTTCCTACTAAATATCCTGGTTTTGCTGATTTAGGAGTTTTGACCACAATTGAAGAAGAAGGTGGGGTGAATGCTGGTGCATTGTCATTAATATcttcaatgaaaacatttaaagtgaGATTTGAGCTGTGAGGAGATAAACCAGCATCTTTGGCTTTTATTTGACACTGGAAGTAGGTAACCTGTTCATGGTCAAATGACACTAAAGCAAAGACTTTTCCATTTTCGGGATTAATGGAGATGTAGGAGGAGGTAGGAATCCCATGGACAGTACTTTCACTAACTGAATATGTGATAAAAGAATTCTGTCCAATATCTGGGTCAAAAGCTGAAACTGTGTAGATATGAGAACCTGGCGGGTTGTTTTCTTTGATGAAGATGGTTTCAACTGGTCGGGCAAATTGCGGTGCATTATCATTTACATCGCTTACATCAATTTTAAGAGTTTGTGAAACTGACAGAGGTGGAAATCCTTCATCTTTAGCAGTAATTAAAACTTCATAACTACTTTTTCTTTCACGATCTAATTGCCCATTTACAGTCAAGGAAAAATCGCCTGTAAATGCaggatttattttaaagggtgTCTGTTCTGATAAGTAACATATGACTTTGCCATTTGATCCTGAATCTTTATCATGAACACTGATTATTGCAACTGTCGTCCCTTGTGGTGAATCCTCTGGTACAGGAACTGATAAGGAGGTCACCATTATCTCAGGGGGATTGTCATTGACATCAACAACAGTTATTAAAACTTTGCAGTGTCCAGTCATTGGGTGTTCTCCACTGTCAGAGGCATCAATCTGAATTTCATACAAACTTGTTGTTTCATAATCTATATCACCTATTACTCTAATTTCTCCAGTGTGCTTATCaaggctaaaaatgttttttacatcttCTTTGACCATTTTGCTAAATTCATatgatatttctgcattttttcctaCATCCAAATCTGTGGCATCTAACATGATTACAAGTGTGTCTTTCTCAGAATTTTCAGTCACACTGCACTGGTAAAATGGCTGCGTAAAAATTGGAGCATTGTCGTTGACGTCTTCCACCGTAACCACAATCTGGGTTGTACCTGTTAATCTTGGCTTGCCTCCATCATAAGCTGTTAGAGTCAAGTTGTGAACTGATAGCTTCTCTCTGTCAAGAGATTTCTTAAGAACCAGTTCTAATGATCTAATTTGGTTCATATATTTCTGAAAATCTAACATAAAATAATCACTAGCACTGAGCTCATAGTTGGAAATAGAATTTGTTCCCAAATCTGGATCAACAGCTCCCTCCATTGGGAAACGAGATCCTGCAGGTCTGAGTTCTGAAATCATTACATGGTTAACAGAGGAGAAGAAAGATGGACTATTGTCATTTATATCTTCTATCTCTACATCCACACGATACATCTGCACAGGCTTGTCTATAATAACCTGCAAAGGAATTACACAGAATGGTGTACTATGGCAGAGCAGCTCTCTGTCTATTATCTCTTTCACAAACAGAATTCCATTTTGCAGATTCACCTGGAAATATTCTCTCTCATCTCTGGAGACAACACGTAACATTCTGGAATTAATCTCACCTAAATCCAGTCCCAGATCCTGGGCAACTCTTCCAACAAAGGTTCCATGTTTGGATTCCTCTGGGATGATATAATGCAGCTGACTCATGGCCACATACCAAGACATTTGTATCAGCAGAAAATTTACCAAACTGTTCCATTGATGATATTCTTGTTTTAGGTTGAACATATCCAGTACTGTATGAAAATGGAGGTGATAATCTGTTCAGTAGATAAAGCATTCACCTTCCAGGAAGATCCTCGACACAGAGTACAAAACTGAACATGGATGACATTCTTACAGTAAAAAGCTCTGTTGTGAACAATGAAAAATTTCCTGTTACATATCACATAAGAAGGTTTGTAGTGTCATCTAGTGTCTGAATTTCATACTGCAGTCAATACTACTGTAATGTAAGTAAAATTATTTcggtaaattgtttttatttttgattatccATTTTATCCAACAAAAGTCtcagaaatatatattaataaggatatttttttttttcattttcaataactATATTTAgaattagtataataaagtaactactttaagttttgttaagatttaaataaatacctGTTTGTATTACTTCACTTGCCACTACACAAAATGTTGCAATCAAATTATAAAAgagaatactgaaaaaaaaaggagcaagctTTTGATGAACATATAATTTAGAATGTCGGTGTGTGTGACACTAAACATTACCCACTTGATACAATACATTACCCTCATGTTAAAAACAATTATCCcttttagaaattattttgaaGTAGAACTAAACAAACATATTGTTGTAGAAAGAACAGGTTATGTTTCACAAGAAGTTGATTTTCCTTAAAAATCTTATAGCTTTTCGAATAAATTAGGATGGAAAATTTTATTACAGACTACTGACAGACAATGGTTTGTAGCTAATTATACAAAGttgtggtaaaaaaatacttcttgaCCTAAAACAAGTCTAATACTAGAACATTTGTTAGCAGTTTTGTGCATTTAGAATGTCCCTGAATATTTTATCAAATACCCTGATTGTGTTACATTGCTATCCACTTTTAGTTATAAGCTACTGTAGTTTGGCTTTTGTAGAGACAGGGCTTTCCTTTcttatgtcagagcctccagtAAAGAATAATGAGCAGCCTATTAGTGACATTATCAAATATCACTCCATCTCTGATAAAAAAACGTAGTTAAAGGTACCAGTGCTTTAAATCCCACACAGAACATACAGCTTTGAGGCTATCAGCACAAGAATTCCAAGGCATCACATGCCTAGAAGTGCACTGTTATTTTTCAGGAGCAATATAATTCCTCGAACACATATGGCAGTTCTTCAAGGGTACTGCGTAGGCACAATTAACCTTTCTACATGTTCCaaaacaatacacatttttaattttgagtgTATATCCATGTAGTTTATTGGTTGCAGGAACACATCAATTATAAATTGGCATACTTCACAATTCCTTAGTAACCAAGAAACAATAtatacttaaagagaaactaaacccaaaacaaaaaaaacacctaaacttacccctttaatctcgcagatcagtctatccatcgggtCTTGCCTCGTTCCAGTATATGTCCTCTCTCTGCGCCAGGTGTCAACATCTCTCTTCTTCGGGGTTCTTCTTCCCGCTTTACACAAGCTCGCACTGCGCACACGGAAgattggcaattgtttttttctattgatgaaggAGCATATCATAGGCATCCCGAGAGactttgctctcccattctgtCGTGATCGCtttggtgatcaagacagaaagagaagGTGCTGCACccaagagtgttgcacttaaaaaaaacaacaaaattgctACTTTAAAtcaaagggttgtttacccttttgtgttaagtaaaaattcagagtttaggcctgctttaatttacttaatatttacttacaatatttactttactaatactaatttatatgaatgtaaaatatttagatataaattgtacaaaagatacccacataaaaaaacattactgctgttatatattaaaacaaagtgaaaaactGATGTATCACAGAGGCACTGTCTAACTACACAGAGATTTATTGCATcattaattatcatttttatgacCTCATATAAGTTTCTGCAAACTTACAGTCAGAGTGTAAAAAATCATTGTCAATAATGCAGTCTCCATGTTTAGAAAAAGCATATAGTATAAACCCAGGGCAAAAACTgactttgaaaaataaacagcagTGTATACTAAATTCTAATTTTATATTCCTCCccttctaaaaataatatttcacaatAGAATTTTagtcaaaaactattttttggttttctt belongs to Pyxicephalus adspersus chromosome 2, UCB_Pads_2.0, whole genome shotgun sequence and includes:
- the LOC140323517 gene encoding protocadherin alpha-3-like isoform X6, with translation MLHIVSVDDKEYFQVNLQNGILFVKEAMDREVLCPDTQFCIIPLQVIVDKPVQMYRVDVEIEDINDNSPAFSSSVANLMIPELRPTGSRFLLEGAVDPDLGSNSITSYELSASDYFALDFQKYMNQIRSLELVLKKPLDRERQSVHNLTLTACDNGRPRLSGTTQIVITVEDANDNAPTFSQPFYQCSIEENAIKGSLVFKLNATDLDQGKNSEVTYDFGKQVKEEVRRVFNLDKNTGEIRLKNKLDYETVKMYEIQVDAIDNGEHPMVGHCKVLVTVVDVNDNPPEMTVTSLSLPVSEDSPQGTTVAIISIRDKDSGLNGKVHCFISEPAPFQINPAFMGDFSLTVNGPLDREKKDFYEVNIYARDEGSPFLSVTKTIRVEISDVNDNPPHFQQSIDTIFIKENNPPGSHVYTASASDPDIGHNSFITYSITDSTIDGIPISSYITINPENGKLFAFASFDHEQVTYFQCHIRATDSGLPPLTSNLTLHIFIDDINDNAPTFSLFSSMTVKTPKLSQPGFLVTKVRAWDLDSGYNAWITYHFKDLSLKTPFTISQQTGDISLKRSFTDSDNDEYRLTVVAQDHGEPFLSAVTQIIISLAEFGEEIKFDNYESKSTSDEFSDTNIYLVVAICIISSIFLITLIAFTVLRWQKYRDEVNGLKESYKICSNTGGSWMYSQHTQYRVCTNSHQAKNDLIVFTPNSSQSPGNENLENQHGLIFNKPKHPNPDWRYSASLKAAMQGAVHMEGAAVLRGAAVGLEQQWPTVSSATPEPGGGEVSPPVGAGVNCNSWTFKYGPGNPKQPVPQIPPDFPENFIIPGSPAIISIRQDQPSTQAHKSNFITFGKKEETKKKKKKKKGNKNQEKANNNAADNNDQ